The following are encoded together in the Cervus elaphus chromosome 23, mCerEla1.1, whole genome shotgun sequence genome:
- the LOC122682033 gene encoding spliceosome-associated protein CWC15 homolog produces MTTAARPTFEPARGGRGKGEGDLSQLSKQYSSRDLPSHTKIKYRQTTQDAPEEVRNRDFRRELEERERAAAREKNRDRPTREHTTSSSVSKKPRLDQIPAANLDADDPLTDEEDEDEDFEEESDDDDTAALLAELEKIKKERAEEQARKEQEQKAEEERIRMENILSGNPLLNLTGPSQPQANFKVKRRWDDDVVFKNCAKGVDDQKKDKRFLNDTLRSEFHKKFMEKYIK; encoded by the coding sequence ATGACAACAGCAGCTCGGCCAACTTTTGAACCTGCAAGAggtggaagaggaaaaggtgaggGTGATTTGAGCCAGCTCTCAAAGCAGTATTCAAGCAGAGACCTACCCTCTCatacaaagataaaatatagaCAGACCACTCAGGATGCCCCTGAAGAGGTTCGAAACCGTGACTTCAGGAGAGAGTTGGAAGAGAGAGAGCGAGCTGCtgcaagagaaaaaaacagagatcGGCCAACCCGAGAACATACAACCTCCTCTTCAGTGTCAAAGAAGCCCCGATTGGACCAGATTCCTGCTGCCAACCTTGATGCAGATGACCCCCTAACAGATGAGGAGGATGAAGATGAAGATTTTGAAGAGGAGAGTGATGATGACGACACTGCAGCTCTTCTTGCAGagctggaaaaaattaaaaaagaaagagctgaAGAGCAGGCCAGGAAGGAACAAGAACAAAAGGCTGAAGAAGAAAGGATTCGTATGGAAAACATTCTGAGTGGAAACCCTCTTCTTAATCTCACTGGCCCATCCCAGCCTCAGGCCAACTTCAAAGTTAAAAGAAGGTGGGATGATGATGTTGTCTTCAAGAACTGTGCAAAAGGTGTAGATGAtcagaagaaagacaaaagatttCTAAATGATACGCTTCGATCTGAATTTCACAAAAAGTTCATGGAGAAATACATTAAATAG